In one Suricata suricatta isolate VVHF042 chromosome 9, meerkat_22Aug2017_6uvM2_HiC, whole genome shotgun sequence genomic region, the following are encoded:
- the CFL2 gene encoding cofilin-2 isoform X2, translating into MKVRKSSTQEEIKKRKKAVLFCLSDDKRQIIVEEAKQILVGDIGDTVEDPYTSFVKLLPLNDCRYALYDATYETKESKKEDLVFIFWAPESAPLKSKMIYASSKDAIKKKFTGIKHEWQVNGLDDIKDRSTLGEKLGGNVVVSLEGKPL; encoded by the exons ATGAAAGTAAGAAAATCTTCTACACAAGAGgagatcaaaaaaagaaagaaagcagttcTCTTCTGTTTAAGCGatgacaaaagacaaataattgtAGAAGAAGCAAAGCAGATCTTGGTGGGTGACATTGGTGATACTGTAGAGGACCCCTACACATCTTTTGTGAAGTTGCTACCTCTGAATGATTGCCGATATGCTTTGTACGATGCCACATACGAAACAAAAGAGTCTAAGAAAGAAGACCTAGTATTTATATTCTG ggCTCCTGAGAGTGCACCTTTAAAAAGCAAGATGATTTATGCTAGCTCTAAAGatgccattaaaaagaaatttacag GTATTAAACATGAGTGGCAAGTAAATGGCTTGGATGATATAAAGGACCGTTCAACCCTTGGAGAGAAACTGGGAGGCAACGTAGTAGTTTCACTTGAAGGAAAACCCTTATAA
- the CFL2 gene encoding cofilin-2 isoform X1, with protein sequence MASGVTVNDEVIKVFNDMKVRKSSTQEEIKKRKKAVLFCLSDDKRQIIVEEAKQILVGDIGDTVEDPYTSFVKLLPLNDCRYALYDATYETKESKKEDLVFIFWAPESAPLKSKMIYASSKDAIKKKFTGIKHEWQVNGLDDIKDRSTLGEKLGGNVVVSLEGKPL encoded by the exons ATG gcTTCTGGAGTTACAGTGAATGATGAAGTCATCAAAGTTTTTAATGATATGAAAGTAAGAAAATCTTCTACACAAGAGgagatcaaaaaaagaaagaaagcagttcTCTTCTGTTTAAGCGatgacaaaagacaaataattgtAGAAGAAGCAAAGCAGATCTTGGTGGGTGACATTGGTGATACTGTAGAGGACCCCTACACATCTTTTGTGAAGTTGCTACCTCTGAATGATTGCCGATATGCTTTGTACGATGCCACATACGAAACAAAAGAGTCTAAGAAAGAAGACCTAGTATTTATATTCTG ggCTCCTGAGAGTGCACCTTTAAAAAGCAAGATGATTTATGCTAGCTCTAAAGatgccattaaaaagaaatttacag GTATTAAACATGAGTGGCAAGTAAATGGCTTGGATGATATAAAGGACCGTTCAACCCTTGGAGAGAAACTGGGAGGCAACGTAGTAGTTTCACTTGAAGGAAAACCCTTATAA